Proteins from a single region of Flavobacterium sp. K5-23:
- a CDS encoding RNA polymerase sigma factor translates to MLEEQEFIQQLLNPKTQNEAFQKLLLTYQKPLYNHIRNIVLNHDDTNDVLQNTFIKVFQHLKNFKGESKLFSWIYRIATNEALTFLKQKATKSGISSEILQNKALDNLTADTYFDGNEMQIKFHKAVATLPEKQQLVFKMKYMEELKYEEISSVLGTSVGALKASYHHAVKKIELFINTN, encoded by the coding sequence TTGCTGGAAGAACAGGAATTTATACAACAGTTATTGAACCCAAAAACGCAAAATGAAGCGTTTCAAAAACTCTTGTTAACCTACCAAAAGCCTTTATACAATCACATACGTAACATTGTGTTGAACCACGATGACACCAATGATGTTTTACAAAACACATTCATAAAAGTGTTTCAGCATTTGAAAAATTTTAAAGGGGAAAGTAAACTTTTTTCCTGGATATATCGAATTGCTACAAATGAAGCTTTGACTTTCTTAAAACAAAAAGCAACCAAAAGCGGAATTTCATCGGAAATATTACAAAACAAAGCCTTAGACAATCTAACGGCAGACACTTATTTTGACGGGAATGAAATGCAAATAAAATTTCACAAAGCCGTTGCAACCCTTCCTGAAAAACAGCAACTCGTATTTAAAATGAAATACATGGAAGAACTCAAATATGAAGAAATATCATCTGTTTTAGGAACTTCAGTTGGCGCTTTGAAAGCTTCATACCATCATGCAGTAAAGAAAATCGAACTCTTTATAAACACCAATTAA
- a CDS encoding SRPBCC family protein — translation MRILKYIFLLLLLSLVALSIFVATQKGDYVVERSKIINSSKSEVFNYVNDYRNWEDFGSWVTEDPNMKIIYSQKTVGAGASYSWEGKEGTGDMKTLFTKENDSISQKMNFNGTSSDVYWKFKDTIGGTKVSWKTKGKMSFIFKIYTAFNGGVDKVIGGMYEKSLTNLDKSLDYEINTFSVKVDGLVKKTASFYLKQTFTSKFSSILKNTRLLFPKIIDFCKKNNIVVKGKPFVIYETYDAINEIARISICVPIKEEIYISPGSDILSGKYETFEAVKTTLTGDYSHRIHALNKALEYIKINQLRIDPVMSHLEIYTTTKAEIKSPSKWVTEFYIPIVSKAVPVSTTTTYIQPNSTPVETTQEEPTVNNTAVPVKVIKPIVKPIIKKPEAKKIVAPKATEIDEYQ, via the coding sequence ATGAGAATTTTAAAATATATTTTTCTTTTACTTTTACTAAGTCTAGTAGCTCTTTCGATTTTTGTTGCCACACAAAAAGGAGACTACGTCGTAGAGAGAAGTAAAATTATCAATTCATCTAAATCGGAAGTTTTTAATTATGTTAATGATTATCGAAATTGGGAAGATTTTGGTTCTTGGGTAACTGAGGATCCAAATATGAAAATAATTTACTCTCAAAAAACCGTTGGCGCAGGAGCTTCTTATTCTTGGGAAGGGAAAGAAGGTACTGGGGACATGAAGACCCTTTTCACAAAAGAAAATGACAGTATTTCTCAAAAAATGAATTTTAACGGCACTTCTTCTGATGTTTACTGGAAATTTAAAGATACCATTGGAGGAACTAAAGTAAGTTGGAAAACCAAAGGAAAAATGAGTTTTATATTCAAAATTTATACTGCTTTCAATGGTGGTGTAGATAAGGTTATAGGCGGAATGTATGAAAAAAGCTTAACCAACTTAGACAAATCTCTTGATTACGAAATAAACACATTTTCAGTTAAGGTTGATGGCTTAGTAAAAAAAACAGCCTCCTTCTATTTAAAACAAACTTTTACAAGCAAATTTTCAAGTATTTTAAAAAACACACGTCTCCTTTTTCCTAAAATTATTGATTTCTGTAAAAAAAACAACATAGTAGTAAAAGGAAAACCTTTTGTAATCTATGAAACGTATGATGCAATTAATGAAATAGCCCGAATTTCTATTTGTGTACCAATAAAAGAAGAAATTTACATAAGCCCTGGAAGTGATATCTTATCGGGAAAATATGAAACTTTTGAAGCAGTAAAAACAACTTTGACAGGAGATTATTCACACAGAATACATGCGTTAAACAAAGCATTGGAATACATTAAAATAAACCAGCTTAGAATAGACCCAGTTATGTCTCATCTTGAAATTTACACTACTACTAAAGCTGAAATAAAAAGTCCTTCAAAATGGGTTACTGAGTTTTATATACCAATAGTTTCAAAAGCTGTACCTGTATCTACTACGACTACATACATACAACCAAATAGTACTCCGGTAGAAACTACTCAGGAAGAACCTACAGTTAACAACACAGCAGTACCGGTAAAAGTTATTAAACCTATTGTAAAGCCTATTATTAAAAAACCCGAAGCTAAAAAAATAGTTGCTCCTAAAGCAACAGAAATAGATGAATATCAATAA
- a CDS encoding nucleoside triphosphate pyrophosphohydrolase family protein: MQKQINSVKEFHTAFKIGHSESPVADLGESKNILRYHLMKEENEEYLEAVQNNDIVEIADALGDMMYILCGTIIEHGLQHKIEEVFDEIQRSNMSKLGEDGNPIYREDGKVMKGPNYFKPDFSKII; this comes from the coding sequence ATGCAAAAACAAATCAATTCTGTTAAGGAATTTCATACCGCATTTAAGATAGGACATAGTGAATCTCCGGTGGCTGATTTAGGGGAAAGCAAGAACATACTTCGGTATCATTTGATGAAAGAGGAAAATGAAGAATATCTTGAAGCGGTTCAAAATAATGATATTGTTGAAATTGCAGATGCTTTGGGTGATATGATGTATATTCTATGCGGTACCATTATTGAACATGGATTGCAGCATAAAATTGAAGAAGTTTTCGACGAAATTCAACGTAGTAATATGAGTAAATTAGGGGAGGACGGTAACCCTATATATAGGGAAGACGGCAAAGTGATGAAAGGGCCTAACTATTTTAAGCCTGATTTTTCTAAGATAATTTAA
- a CDS encoding branched-chain amino acid aminotransferase has product MSTTQTNKIEIIKAATSKINEVDFENLSFGAVFTDHLFECDYINGEWQKPIIKPYQPFLLDPSAKVFHYGQAIFEGMKAYKDDNNDLWLFRPEENYKRFNTSAVRMAMPEVPENVFMDGLNQLLQLDEAWVKKGLGNTLYIRPFMIATGTGVVANPSSDYKFMIILSPAKAYYSGEVKVLIAEHFSRAANGGIGAAKAAGNYAAQFYPTTLANKQGFQQVIWTDDATHTKLEEAGTMNVFFRINDTLYTAPTSERILDGITRKSLIDMAKKEGITVDVRPVLVSELVEASKNGTLKEIFGAGTAAVVNPIIGFSYKEVYYELPKVDDSMALLLKDKLTNMQHKLTEDTFGWTVKV; this is encoded by the coding sequence ATGAGTACAACTCAAACCAACAAAATTGAAATTATTAAAGCTGCTACTTCAAAAATAAACGAAGTGGATTTTGAAAATTTAAGCTTTGGTGCTGTATTTACAGACCATTTATTTGAATGTGATTATATAAATGGAGAGTGGCAAAAACCAATCATCAAACCTTACCAACCGTTTTTACTTGACCCTTCTGCAAAAGTTTTTCACTATGGCCAAGCTATTTTTGAAGGTATGAAAGCATATAAAGATGATAATAATGATCTTTGGCTTTTTAGACCTGAAGAAAATTATAAAAGATTCAACACTTCAGCAGTAAGAATGGCAATGCCTGAAGTTCCTGAAAATGTTTTTATGGATGGACTTAATCAATTGTTACAATTAGATGAAGCTTGGGTAAAAAAGGGATTAGGAAACACACTATATATAAGACCTTTTATGATTGCTACAGGAACTGGAGTGGTTGCAAACCCTTCCAGTGATTATAAATTCATGATTATATTATCTCCTGCTAAAGCCTATTATTCAGGTGAGGTTAAAGTTCTTATTGCTGAGCATTTCAGTAGAGCGGCAAACGGAGGAATTGGAGCGGCAAAAGCGGCTGGAAATTACGCAGCACAATTTTACCCTACAACTCTTGCTAACAAACAAGGATTCCAACAAGTGATTTGGACAGATGATGCAACTCATACAAAACTTGAGGAAGCAGGTACAATGAATGTGTTTTTTAGAATTAACGACACCTTATATACTGCTCCTACAAGCGAAAGAATTTTAGATGGTATTACCCGAAAAAGTCTTATCGATATGGCTAAAAAAGAAGGAATTACTGTAGATGTGCGTCCAGTATTGGTATCAGAATTAGTTGAAGCGTCTAAAAACGGGACTTTAAAAGAAATTTTTGGAGCAGGTACAGCAGCTGTTGTGAATCCAATTATTGGTTTTTCATATAAAGAGGTTTATTATGAATTGCCAAAAGTAGATGATTCTATGGCTTTACTTCTTAAAGACAAATTAACAAATATGCAACACAAACTAACTGAAGATACTTTTGGTTGGACTGTAAAAGTATAA
- the mnmD gene encoding tRNA (5-methylaminomethyl-2-thiouridine)(34)-methyltransferase MnmD, with amino-acid sequence MKREVIKTLDGSTTIQIEGWDECYHSKHGAIQEAKHVFIKNGLSLYENRTVSILEIGFGTGLNAFITFLDAKKLNQTIEYVGVEAYPISAEELISMNYVEELNASAENEVFNKMHECSWEEKVRLSDHFSLTKRKQLFSDIDDIDKFDLIYFDAFGYKVQPELWSTAIFKKMYDSLKSEGVLVTYAARGVVKRSMIEVGFTVEKLEGPPGKREMFRARKSQ; translated from the coding sequence TTGAAAAGAGAAGTAATCAAAACCCTCGACGGCTCAACTACAATTCAAATAGAAGGATGGGATGAATGTTATCATTCTAAACACGGAGCGATTCAAGAAGCGAAACATGTTTTTATTAAAAACGGGCTTTCTTTATATGAAAATAGAACTGTTTCAATTTTGGAAATAGGATTTGGTACTGGTTTAAATGCTTTTATTACTTTTTTGGATGCGAAAAAATTAAATCAAACTATTGAATATGTTGGAGTGGAGGCTTATCCCATATCAGCCGAAGAGTTAATTTCGATGAATTATGTTGAAGAATTGAATGCTTCAGCCGAAAACGAAGTTTTCAATAAAATGCACGAATGCAGTTGGGAAGAAAAAGTGAGATTAAGTGATCACTTTTCATTAACAAAACGGAAACAATTATTTTCTGACATTGATGACATTGATAAATTTGATTTGATATATTTTGATGCTTTTGGATATAAAGTACAACCTGAATTGTGGAGTACAGCCATTTTTAAAAAAATGTATGATTCACTAAAGAGTGAAGGTGTTTTAGTAACATATGCTGCACGTGGGGTAGTAAAACGTAGTATGATTGAAGTAGGATTCACAGTAGAAAAATTAGAAGGCCCTCCTGGGAAGCGTGAAATGTTTAGAGCCCGTAAATCCCAGTAA
- a CDS encoding LysR substrate-binding domain-containing protein has product MTITQLKYVLAVAEHKNFTLAAEKCFVTQPTLSMQIQKIEDELSILIFDRTKKPIQLTDIGQKIVNQAKNIVNEADRIQDIVEQQKGFVGGEFRLGIIPTIMPTLLPMFLNNFIKKYPKVKLIIEELNTEEIITKLNNGHLDAAIAATPLMEEKIKEIVLYFEPFVAYIPENHQNFQKEEIEISDLNLDEILLLQDGHCFRDGIMNLCKNSSKKDFDHFRIESGSFETLIKLADEGLGTTLLPYLHTLDLKESDKLKLRHFAEPKPAREVSLIFPKSELKIHIIDALRNTIAGVIKGAIVFQNVQIISPIQKK; this is encoded by the coding sequence ATGACAATTACTCAATTAAAATATGTTTTGGCCGTAGCCGAACATAAAAACTTCACACTGGCTGCAGAAAAATGCTTTGTTACTCAACCCACACTGAGTATGCAAATTCAAAAAATAGAGGATGAATTAAGTATTTTAATTTTTGATAGGACCAAAAAACCAATTCAGCTTACAGATATTGGGCAAAAAATTGTAAATCAAGCCAAAAATATTGTCAATGAAGCCGACAGAATTCAAGACATAGTTGAGCAACAAAAAGGATTTGTAGGCGGGGAATTCAGATTGGGAATAATTCCAACAATTATGCCTACTCTATTGCCGATGTTTTTAAATAATTTCATAAAAAAATACCCAAAAGTAAAGTTAATCATAGAGGAACTGAATACTGAAGAAATCATCACCAAGCTCAATAATGGTCATCTTGATGCTGCAATTGCCGCAACTCCATTAATGGAAGAAAAAATTAAAGAAATTGTATTGTATTTCGAACCATTTGTGGCTTATATTCCGGAGAATCATCAAAATTTCCAAAAAGAAGAGATTGAAATATCCGATTTAAATCTAGATGAAATTTTATTACTTCAAGACGGTCATTGTTTCAGAGACGGAATTATGAATTTATGTAAAAACTCCTCTAAAAAGGATTTTGATCATTTCAGAATTGAAAGTGGAAGCTTTGAGACATTAATAAAATTAGCTGATGAAGGACTTGGAACTACACTACTACCCTATTTACACACATTAGATTTAAAGGAATCTGACAAGTTAAAACTCCGTCATTTTGCTGAGCCTAAACCAGCCCGTGAAGTAAGTTTGATATTCCCTAAAAGCGAACTTAAGATTCATATTATTGATGCTTTAAGAAATACAATCGCAGGAGTTATTAAAGGCGCCATAGTTTTTCAAAACGTTCAAATAATTAGCCCAATACAAAAGAAATAA